From Pseudomonas hefeiensis, one genomic window encodes:
- the cfaB gene encoding C17 cyclopropane fatty acid synthase CfaB, protein MLAQLPPALQNLHLPLRLRLWDGHEFTLGADPSVTIVVKDPQMVAQFTHPSLSALGAAFVEGKLELEGSINEVIRVCDELSQALVEDDGANQPVRSVHDKETDAKAISYHYDLSNAFYQLWLDSDMAYSCAYFETGSETLEQAQQAKFRHLCRKLRLQPGDYLLDVGCGWGGLARYAAQEFGVRVFGITLSQAQLTLARERVKAQGLEDQVELQLLDYRDLPQDGRFDKVISVGMFEHVGHANLQQYCKTLFGAVREGGLVMNHGITAKHIDGRPVGRGAGEFIEKYVFPNGELPHLSMISAQISEAGLEIVDVESLRMHYARTLDHWSERLEDNLEAAAKEVPEQALRIWRLYLAGCAYAFAKGWINLHQILAVKTHADGSHELPWTRDDIYTP, encoded by the coding sequence ATGCTCGCGCAACTTCCACCGGCCTTACAGAATCTGCATTTACCGCTTCGGCTGCGGCTCTGGGACGGCCATGAATTTACGTTGGGTGCCGATCCCAGCGTTACGATCGTGGTCAAGGACCCACAAATGGTCGCGCAATTCACCCACCCCAGCCTGAGTGCGCTGGGGGCGGCGTTTGTAGAGGGCAAGCTGGAACTCGAAGGTTCGATCAACGAAGTCATTCGCGTCTGCGATGAACTGAGTCAGGCACTGGTGGAGGACGATGGCGCGAATCAACCGGTGCGTTCAGTTCACGATAAGGAAACCGACGCCAAGGCAATTTCCTATCATTACGACCTCTCCAACGCGTTCTATCAGCTATGGCTCGACAGTGACATGGCTTATTCCTGTGCCTATTTCGAGACCGGCAGCGAAACCCTTGAGCAAGCCCAGCAAGCCAAGTTCCGCCACTTGTGTCGAAAGCTGCGTCTGCAGCCTGGTGATTATCTGCTGGATGTGGGTTGTGGATGGGGTGGTTTGGCCCGCTACGCGGCCCAGGAGTTCGGCGTCAGGGTCTTCGGCATTACTCTCAGCCAGGCGCAACTGACCCTCGCTCGGGAGCGGGTCAAGGCGCAGGGGCTGGAGGATCAAGTGGAGTTGCAGTTGCTCGACTACCGGGACCTGCCCCAGGACGGCCGCTTCGATAAGGTGATCAGCGTCGGCATGTTCGAGCACGTCGGCCACGCCAACCTTCAGCAGTACTGCAAAACACTATTCGGTGCGGTTCGCGAGGGTGGCTTGGTGATGAACCATGGCATCACCGCCAAGCACATTGACGGTCGCCCGGTCGGACGGGGCGCGGGTGAATTCATTGAGAAATATGTGTTCCCCAATGGCGAGCTGCCGCATCTGTCGATGATTTCTGCCCAGATCAGCGAAGCGGGGTTGGAGATTGTCGACGTGGAAAGCCTGCGTATGCATTACGCTCGCACGCTCGATCATTGGAGTGAGCGACTGGAAGATAACCTTGAGGCGGCCGCCAAAGAAGTGCCGGAGCAAGCGTTACGGATCTGGCGCCTTTATCTGGCCGGATGCGCCTACGCATTCGCCAAGGGCTGGATCAATTTGCACCAGATCCTGGCAGTGAAAACACATGCCGATGGCAGCCATGAGTTGCCTTGGACTCGCGATGACATCTACACCCCTTGA